DNA sequence from the Streptomyces sp. NBC_01497 genome:
CGCTGGTGTGCGTAGCGCCCGGACGCGTTCGCCTGCCACAGCTCGATCAGCTGACCGGCGAGCGCCCTGCCGCGCCCGTCGAGGAGCCGGCCCGAGACGGTGATGCGCTCCCCGAGCGGCTCGCCGTGGTGCTGCCGGGTCAGGTCGCGGTCCAGCGCGGTCACGTCCGTGCTGCCGAACACCGGACCGGACAGCTCGACCGTCTCCGGGTCTCCGTCGGCGGCGACCGCCACCAGCGGCTGCCGCGGGTGGCGGAGCACCGAACTGCGGTACGGGGCATAGGAGCGCGAGGGGTGGTGGGCGGCGGGAGCGCCGTCCGCGCGGCCCTTCTCGTACGCGTCGCGCGCGGCCCGGATCTCCGCCGATATCTCGTCCTGGGTGGTCATGACGCCTTCCTCCCCGCGGCCTTGAGCGTGCGCAGCGCGGCCAGCTCACCGGCCGTGGGCGGCGCGGTCGTGGCGACGTCGGGGGCGACCTTCAGGTCCCATCCGGTCGCCGCCCTGACCTGGTCCACCGTGACGCCGGGATGGGTCTCGGTCAGCACCAGCTCCGAGGTGGCCGGGTCGGGCCGCAGGATGCCGAGGTCCGTGATGACCGCGACGGGCCCCTCGCCCCGCATCCCGTACTTGGCCCGGTCGCCGGGGCCGGAGCCGTGGCCCATCGTCGTGACGAAGTCGAGCGTGCCGACGAAACCCCGGGGGGTGTGGCGCAGCACGAGCAGGACCTTCTTGCAGTTCGCGGCGATCTCCGGAGCCCCGCCGGCGCCCGGCAGCCGGGCCTCGGGCCTGTCCGCGCCGCGTGCGACGACCGTCGTGTTGACGTTGGCGAACCGGTCGACCTGGGCGGCGCCGAGGAAGCCGACGTCGATCCTGCCGCCCTGGAGCCAGTAGTTGAACATCTCCGGTACCGCGACGACCGCGTCGGCGGTGTCGGCGAGTTCGCCGTCGCCGATGGACAGCGGCAGCCGGGTCGGCCGGGAGCCGATCGTGCCCGACTCGTAGATCAGCACGAGGTCGGGCTCGTGGGTCGCGCGCGCCAGGTTCGCGGCGGTGGACGGCAGGCCGATGCCGACGAAGCAGGTACGTGAACCGGCCAGTGCGCGGGCCGCGTTGACCTCCATCAGCTCGTCACTGGTGAAACCGCCGGCGCGCCTCGCGTCCTGGTCCACACCGCCACCGACGCCACCGACGCCGCTGGTGCCGTTGTTGTCGCTGCCGCCGCGCGATGTCTCTCCGGTCGCGTCGCTCATCGTACGGTCGCCTCCGCTTCGCTGCTCCCGGCGCCGGCCGCGCCCCTGACCTCTGTGTCCAGCCAGCGCGTGAACGCCTCACGGTCCCGGGCGATCGCGTCCCACGCCGTGTAGAAAGCGTTGTCGCGCTCCGAGTAGCCCGTCGCGTACGAGGGGTGCGCACCGCCCGGCACGACGCTCACCGCGTCCACCACCCAGTGCGGCAGCACCACGGCGCCCGGTCGCGGCTCCAGCGCGTCCACGACCTCCTCGACGGTCACCAGCGAGCGCCGCGCGGCGAGGACGGCCTCCTTCTGCACGCCGGTCAGGCCCCACATCTGCACATTGCCCGCGCGGTCGGCGCGCTGCGCGTGGATGATCGCCACATCGGGGTTGAGCGCGCGTACCGCTGCCAACTCCTCGCCGGTGAACGGGCAGACGACCGTCGCGACGGTGTCCGTACGCGTCGGGAGGTCGGAGCCGCGATAGCCGCGCAACGTGGCGAAGGGCAGCCCGGAGGCGCCCGCCACATAGCGGTTGGCCATCCCCGCGTGGCTGTGCTCGTCGAGCTCCAGCGGGCGGGGCCAGCCGTTCTCCACGGCGTCCCGGAACCGGTGCAGCGACCCGACACCCGGGTTGCCGCCCCAGGAGAAGACCAGCTTGCGGACGAGGCCCGCCCCGATGAGCTGGTCGTAGACGACGTCGGGGGTCATACGCGCGAGTGTCAGGTCGGTGATGCCCTGGCGGATGATCTCGTGCGCGGCGGCGAACGGGATCAGATGGGTGAACCCCTCCAGCGCGACGGTGTCCCCGTCGTGGACGAGTTCCGCCACGGCGTCGTGGAGGCTGCGCATCCCGGCCATCCGGCCTCTCTCTCCTCGGATCACCGGAGCGGTGACCGCTCCGCGTGCTCGTTGTTCAAAATGCTCTGTGTACTGACGGTTCTCTACTGAACCCGTACACTTCCAGGCAGTTCGGCGGTCGTCAATAGCTCAGTACACGGAGCAAATGAAGTATTGGGCACGGTTATCCAACAGCGGAGTGTGGGGCGCATGGCAGCGGTCGATCTCAGTACGCACCCCGGTCACCTGGCCCGCAGACTCCAGCAGGCGCACACGTTGCTCTGGTCGACGCTCGTCTCGCAGGAGACCACCTCACCGCAGTTCGCCGTGCTCAACACCCTGGTGGAGAAGCCCGACATCGACCAGCGCACGCTGGGCGAGGAGGTACGGCTCGACCGCTCGACGGTCGCGGACGTCGTCGCCCGGCTGGCCCGGCGCGGCCTGCTGGAGCGGGTACGGGACCCACTCGACGGGCGGCGCAACGTGCTGCGCGCGACAGCCGAGGGGGCGAGGGCACACCGCAGGCTCGCCGCCCGGACGGAGGCCATGAACATGGTCTTCCTCGCACCGCTGGAGGAGGACGAGCGGGCGACGCTGCTGCGGCTGATCGCGCGGGTCGCGGACGAGGCGGAAAAAGTTCGCGACCGGGCGTGAGGTCTTCGGCGGTGCCGGGGCCGCGTGCTGGTGGCGTCGGGCGCAGGCGCCGCCGTCGGGCACGAGGTCCGAGCGCACGGCGGCCGTGGCGGCGGCCGACGCCAGGTGGAGCACGGCCGCGGCCACCTCGGGAGGCCGGCCGTCCGGCCGGGCGGCGACGCGTGCCGCCGTCGCGGCTCAGCCCCGGACGCCGGTGAGGTGGGCGTAGGTGACCACGTTGCCCTCGTAGCCCGTGCTCGGCGAGAAGCCGCCCCCGCAGGTGATCACGCGCAGTTCGGGGCGGTTCGCCGCCGCGTAGACCTTGTGGTTGGGAAAGGCGCTGTTCTTGTAGACCTCGACCGCGTCCACGCCGAACACCGCTGTGCGCCCGTCACGCCGGGTGATCTCGATCCGGTCGCCCTTGCGGAGCGTGCCCAGGTTGTAGAAGACGGCCGGGCCGCGCGCCGTGTCCACATGGCCTGCCACGATCGCGGTGCCCTTCGCGCCGGGCGTCGTCCCCCGCTCGTACCAGCCCGCGAGATCGCCGCGGGAGGCCGGGGGCGCGTCGAGGCGCCCGTCCCGGGTCAGGCCGAGGCCCGCCATCGGGGCGTCCACGCCGATACGCGGGATACGCAGCCGTACGGGTGCCGACGCCGGCAGCGGTGCGGGACCGGGGCGTGCGTGGGGGACCGCCGCCGTGCGCCCCGCGCCGCCGGGCTCCGCGTGGCCCGCGAAGGCCTGCGTCACCGTCGGAGCGGGTGGTGTCACGGGCCGCAGCCCCGTCTGTACGAGCCAGAGGCCGACGCAGGCGGCCGTGGCCAGCCCCCAGGCCCTGCCCTTGGCGCCGTTGGCGCTCATGCCGTGACCCTTTCTGCCCGGGCCGGGACCGGGACCGGGGACGGACCGAATGAACGGGTGGAGCGGGTGAGTGGGTGAAGACGACGCGGCTGCTGGGGCCGAGGCCGAGGCCGAGGCCGATGACGCAGCCGAAGCAGAGGGCGAGGACGCGGCCGGCGGGGCGGTGCAGCCGGGGGCCGACGCAGCCGTGCGCGGCGGATCGGACGGGAGAGCCGTGGCATGGAGGTCCCCGCCCGCGTCAGCGAAAAGCGTGACGAGGGCGGGGACTTGGGGCGGGTGCGGGCATTCGGCGGGTGGGATCCGCGGCCCGTCAGCTCTGCGTGCCGCTCGCCCGGCGACGCAGGAGCCATACCCCGCCCACGGCGGACCCGGCCAGAACGGCCGAACCCACCGCGACCTTGGGGACATCGACATGCACACTGCCGCCCACCCCGGTATGGAGGTGGCCGTGCGGTATCCCGGAAGGCGGCCCGGCCGGCCGGGCCGGCCCGGCCTGGTCGTCGGATCCGGCCTGGTCGTCGGATCCGGCCTGGTCGTCGGATCCGGCGGGCCCGACCGGGTACCCGGGGGCGGCCGGACGCGCGGACTCCTCGGGGTCGCCCGGGAGGAGCGACGCGCCGGGATCGTCGGGCGCCGGCGGCAGCCCGGGGTCCTCCACCCGACCGGTCTGCTTCTGGCTCCCCGCATCGAGCGGCGGCGACGCGGAGTGACCTGGCACCGCACCCGCGCTCGCCGCGGCCTTCGGGTCGTCCTGGGCCTGGTCGCCGTCGTCGGGGGGCAAGCCGTCCGACCCCGGTGCCACGTCGTCCTCGCCCGCACCGGCAACCGCCGTGCCTGTGCCCGTGCCCGGGGCCGTCGCGTCGGGCCCGACGGGCCCGGGCACGGGCACGGCCTTGCGGGCGACCGACGCGGGGGCGGCGGCCGGGGGACCGTATCCCGGCGATCCCGCGAGCGCGGGTGACGTGCCCGCGGCGGCCAGACCGAGCGACGCGGCGGCCAGTGCGGCACCGGTCATCAGGCGGGCGGTGCGGGCGGTCCTGGGCATGCTGTCCTCCGGGAAAGGGTGGTGTCTCCTCTCCAGAGGTAAGGCGTGCGGACGCCCCCGCGCCTGCTGAGGGCGTATCAGATGGCCGCCCCGGGGGAGCCCGGCCTGGGAGGGCTCGCGGCATCGCCGCAGTTCAGCGCGGGCTCCCTGCGTCACGGCCACGATCCCGGCCGCCTCGCGCCGAACGGGTGACGTGTTCCGCTTCCGCCGGAACGGGAACCCCTCGGCACGGGAACGGGAACCCCTCGGCGTCGCGGACCCGAGGGTCGGCAGCGCGGCCGGACCGCCGGTCGCCGCGCCCCGGCTCTCCCGCCGCCGCGGGCCCCGAGGACGGCACAACGGCACCGGACGGCCGGACGGCACGGGACGGCACAGAACGACGCGGAGCCCGGGGAGTCCGCGGTCCCTGGCGACCACGGCGACTCCGGCGACCGTGCGATCCCTTCGGCCCTGCCGCTTCGTCCCCTACCGTTGCCGTCCTGTGTCCCATCGGCCCCGACCGAAGGAGCGTTCCGTGCCCGACCCCGGTGCTTCGCGTCCAGCGACCCCGCCTGCGGGCGACTCGTGCCTGGTGGTGCTCACCACGACCGACAGTGCGGCCAAGGCCGAGGCGTTGGCGGCCGGCGCCGTCACGGCCCGCCTCGCGGCCTGTGCGCAGATCTCGGCGCCCGTCACCTCCGTCTACCGCTGGGAGGGCGTCCTCCGTACGGACCGGGAGTGGCAGATCGTCTTCAAGACGACCCACGACGTGTACGACGCGCTGGAGGCGCATCTGCGTGCCGCACACGACTACGACACCCCCGAGATCGTCGCGGTGCCCCTCGTGCGCGGGAGCGCGGACTACCTGGCCTGGGTGGCGGAACAGACCCGTACCTCGTGACCGGGCCACCCTTCTTCGTCTACGGCACGCTCCGCGCCGGGGGCGCCCATCATGACGCGTTCCTGCGCGGCAGGACGGCGGGCCCGCCGGTCGCGGCCGTCCTGCCGGGGGCAGCGCTGTACGAAGGGCCGGGCTACCCGTACGCGGTTCTGGAAGCGGCCGACGGCACCCTCGGCGCCGCGGCCGGCGAGCTGGTGACGGCCGCGCCCGGTGCGTACGCCGGCCTGCTCGCGGCGCTGGACCGGCTGGAGGGCTTCACCGTGCCCGGAGCACGGAACAACCTGTACGAGCGGGTGTACGGGCCGACGCGCACGGATCGCGGGGTCACGGTCATGGCCTGGGTCTACGTCGCTCCCCCGGATCTCGCCGCGGAACTGCGCGCACACGGCCGCCGCGTCCCGCACGACGACTGGCGGGCCCGCCCCTGATCCGGAGGGGCGCCGTTCAGCCGGAGCCACTCGTTGCGGAGGAGGACGCGAGCGCTCGCGCGACGCCGTGGTCCTTGGGGCCGAGGAACGTCGGGGCGGGCCGTAGCATCGCGTCGAGTGACGCCTTGTCCGCGGCCAGGACCTCGCGCGCCTCGCCGTAGTACCAGGTCACATCGTGCGGATCGGACGCCGGGACGCCGTACGCCTCGATGCCCGCCGCCCGGCACAGCGCCAGCGCGCGCGGCACGTGGAAGCCCTGGGTCACCAGGACCGCCCGCCGCACGCCGAAGATCTTCTCGGCGCGTGTACAGGAGTTCCAGGTGTCGAAGCCCGCATAGTCGTCCACGACGCGGGCGCGCGGCACCCCGTGCCGGACGAGATACGCGCTCATCGCGTCCGGCTCGTCGTAGTCCTTGGTGCTGTTGTCGCCGCTGACCAGCACCACCTTCACCTTCCCTGTCCGGTACAGCTCCGCGGCCGTGTCCAGCCGGTGCGCCAGGTACGCCGTGGGAGTGCCGTCGCGCAGGCCCGCGCCGAACACCACCGCGACGTCCGTCGCGGGCACGTCCGCCACCGTCCGCATCCGGTCGCCGGTGCTCAGATGCAGCCACGCGGCGGGCGCCAGCGCCAGTGCGCAGACCCCCATCACCGCCTGGGTCAGACGCCGCTGCCAGCGCCGTGTCCGCAGTGCGGCTCGTACCGCGCGCAGTGCCCGCGCCGCCCGTCCCGCCCGTCGCGCAGGCCCCGCCTGTTCCGAAGACCCCACCCGTTGCCTACGTCCCGCCTCTTTCGAAGACCCCGCCTGTTGTGAACGTCCTGTCCGTTGCGAAGATCCCGCCTGTTCCCTACGTCCCGTCTCTTTCCAGGATCTCGCCTGTTGTGAACGCGCCGCCCGCGACATCCGTCCCTCTCGCACGCCCTGCACTCCTCCCACCACGTCCGCCGCTCCACCGTCCGCGCGTTCCCGTCGGCGCCGTCGCCCGGGCCTCCCGCGTGACAACGGACCCCTCCTGCTCGCCGGCTCCCCCCGTGGGGGACGCCCCCTGGCCCCGCGCGGTTCGTTCCGCCGCTTGCGTACGGCTGTCACGACCGCCCGCGGCGGGTGCCGCCCGCGATCGGCACCACAGCCGTCTGTGCGCGCCCTGTCCCGACCCGGTCGGCGCGCTGTGTGATCCCCGCCGGTGTCCAGGCGGTATCCCGGTCGCCCCCGTTGGCACCCCGTACGGATCGGGTCCGCACCCGGGATGAGCACCGCTTTCCCGTCGGCTCCGGTTACCGTCGGGACCATGGCAGGCACTTCCGGCTCCACCCCGTCCCGCCCCTCTTCCGCCGGTTCCTCCGGCGCCGGTTCCCCTTCCGCGGATTCCTCCGGCGGGGGAGCCTCCCCCCACGAAGGCTCCGGCCCTGGCAGCGCCGGCCGCTACGGCCCCGCCGACACGGCCCGTTGGGTCACCGAACCCGACAAACGCCCCGGCCGGACGGCGTTCCAGCGCGACAGGGCCCGTGTCCTGCACTCCTCGGCCCTGCGCAGGCTGGCCGGGAAGACCCAGGTCGTCACCCCCGGCGCGCCCGGCGAGGAGTGGGACGCGAGCCCGCGCACCCGGCTCACCCACTCCCTCGAATGCGCCCAGGTGGGCCGTGAACTCGGGGCGGCCCTGGGCTGCGACCCCGACCTGGTGGAAGCGGCCTGCCTCTCCCACGACATGGGGCATCCGCCCTTCGGCCACAACGGGGAACGCGTTCTCGACCAGTTCGCCGCGGACTGCGGCGGGTTCGAGGGCAACGCCCAGTCCCTGCGGCTCCTCACCCGGATCGAGCCGAAGCGCTTCGCCGCGCCCGGCGCCGCTGCCCGGCCCCGTGACGGCTCCGCTCCCGCTTCCCCCGCATCGCCCGGCCCCGGCACCTCCCAGGTGGGTGTGGGTCTCAACCTGACCCGCGCGGCGCTCGACGCCGCCACCAAGTACCCCTGGCCGCGCGGTGGGGCGCCCGCGGCCACTCCGGCGGGCCACGTCAAGTTCGGTGTGTACGAGGACGACCTGCCGGTGTTCGCCTGGGTGCGCGAGGGCGTCCCCGAGGGCCGTACCTGCTTCGAGGCGCAGGTCATGGACTGGTCCGACGATGTGGCGTACTCCGTCCACGACTTCGAGGACGGTCTGTACGCCGGGTACATCGACCCCGCGGCCCTGGCCTCGCCCACCGAGCGCCAGGCGATCTGGGCCGTGGCCGTGGGCCGTTACACGGACCCCGGTACCGATCCCGCGGAACTGTCCGCCGCGCTCGACCGCCTGATGGCGCAGGAGTGGTGGCCCGACGTCTACGACGGTTCGGCCGTCGCCCAGGGCAGGGTCAAGGACGCCGCCAGTGAGCTCATCGGCAGGTTCTGCCTGAGCGCCGAGGGTGCGACGCGCGCCGCGTACGGTCCGGGGCCGCTGACCCGCTACGGTGCGCGGCTCGTGGTCCCGCGCCCCGCCCGGCTCGAATGCGCCGTCCTCAAGGCGGTGGCGGACCGGTACGTCATGCAGCGGCCCGAGCAGGAGGCGATCCGGGCCGACCAGCGGGTCGTCCTCACGGAACTCGCGCACACGCTCGTCGAACGCGCGCCGCACGGCCTGAACCCGCAGTTCCGCGCCCTGTTCGAGGCGGCAGCGGACGACGCGGCCCGCAAACGGGCCGTGGTGGACCAGATCGCCTCTCTCACGGACGCGGCCGCCCGGGCTCTGCACGCACGCGTCACCACCCGCCCGTAACGACACGATCGGCAGCCCGCCGTCGCCAGCCCGTAGCCGGCACTGCGTCCGGCA
Encoded proteins:
- the pcaH gene encoding protocatechuate 3,4-dioxygenase subunit beta, with the protein product MTTQDEISAEIRAARDAYEKGRADGAPAAHHPSRSYAPYRSSVLRHPRQPLVAVAADGDPETVELSGPVFGSTDVTALDRDLTRQHHGEPLGERITVSGRLLDGRGRALAGQLIELWQANASGRYAHQRDDHPAPLDPHFTGVGRVLTGDDGTYSFTTVKPGAYPWRNHDNAWRPAHIHFSVFGQAFTQRLVTQMYFPGDPLFPYDPILQSVTDRAARERLVATYDHELSRPEFSLGYRWDIVLDGPSATWIEEGR
- a CDS encoding CoA-transferase subunit beta; translated protein: MEVNAARALAGSRTCFVGIGLPSTAANLARATHEPDLVLIYESGTIGSRPTRLPLSIGDGELADTADAVVAVPEMFNYWLQGGRIDVGFLGAAQVDRFANVNTTVVARGADRPEARLPGAGGAPEIAANCKKVLLVLRHTPRGFVGTLDFVTTMGHGSGPGDRAKYGMRGEGPVAVITDLGILRPDPATSELVLTETHPGVTVDQVRAATGWDLKVAPDVATTAPPTAGELAALRTLKAAGRKAS
- a CDS encoding CoA transferase subunit A, producing MAGMRSLHDAVAELVHDGDTVALEGFTHLIPFAAAHEIIRQGITDLTLARMTPDVVYDQLIGAGLVRKLVFSWGGNPGVGSLHRFRDAVENGWPRPLELDEHSHAGMANRYVAGASGLPFATLRGYRGSDLPTRTDTVATVVCPFTGEELAAVRALNPDVAIIHAQRADRAGNVQMWGLTGVQKEAVLAARRSLVTVEEVVDALEPRPGAVVLPHWVVDAVSVVPGGAHPSYATGYSERDNAFYTAWDAIARDREAFTRWLDTEVRGAAGAGSSEAEATVR
- a CDS encoding MarR family winged helix-turn-helix transcriptional regulator; amino-acid sequence: MAAVDLSTHPGHLARRLQQAHTLLWSTLVSQETTSPQFAVLNTLVEKPDIDQRTLGEEVRLDRSTVADVVARLARRGLLERVRDPLDGRRNVLRATAEGARAHRRLAARTEAMNMVFLAPLEEDERATLLRLIARVADEAEKVRDRA
- a CDS encoding class F sortase — its product is MSANGAKGRAWGLATAACVGLWLVQTGLRPVTPPAPTVTQAFAGHAEPGGAGRTAAVPHARPGPAPLPASAPVRLRIPRIGVDAPMAGLGLTRDGRLDAPPASRGDLAGWYERGTTPGAKGTAIVAGHVDTARGPAVFYNLGTLRKGDRIEITRRDGRTAVFGVDAVEVYKNSAFPNHKVYAAANRPELRVITCGGGFSPSTGYEGNVVTYAHLTGVRG
- the cutA gene encoding divalent-cation tolerance protein CutA — its product is MPDPGASRPATPPAGDSCLVVLTTTDSAAKAEALAAGAVTARLAACAQISAPVTSVYRWEGVLRTDREWQIVFKTTHDVYDALEAHLRAAHDYDTPEIVAVPLVRGSADYLAWVAEQTRTS
- a CDS encoding gamma-glutamylcyclotransferase family protein, whose product is MTGPPFFVYGTLRAGGAHHDAFLRGRTAGPPVAAVLPGAALYEGPGYPYAVLEAADGTLGAAAGELVTAAPGAYAGLLAALDRLEGFTVPGARNNLYERVYGPTRTDRGVTVMAWVYVAPPDLAAELRAHGRRVPHDDWRARP
- a CDS encoding SanA/YdcF family protein produces the protein MGVCALALAPAAWLHLSTGDRMRTVADVPATDVAVVFGAGLRDGTPTAYLAHRLDTAAELYRTGKVKVVLVSGDNSTKDYDEPDAMSAYLVRHGVPRARVVDDYAGFDTWNSCTRAEKIFGVRRAVLVTQGFHVPRALALCRAAGIEAYGVPASDPHDVTWYYGEAREVLAADKASLDAMLRPAPTFLGPKDHGVARALASSSATSGSG
- a CDS encoding deoxyguanosinetriphosphate triphosphohydrolase; this encodes MAGTSGSTPSRPSSAGSSGAGSPSADSSGGGASPHEGSGPGSAGRYGPADTARWVTEPDKRPGRTAFQRDRARVLHSSALRRLAGKTQVVTPGAPGEEWDASPRTRLTHSLECAQVGRELGAALGCDPDLVEAACLSHDMGHPPFGHNGERVLDQFAADCGGFEGNAQSLRLLTRIEPKRFAAPGAAARPRDGSAPASPASPGPGTSQVGVGLNLTRAALDAATKYPWPRGGAPAATPAGHVKFGVYEDDLPVFAWVREGVPEGRTCFEAQVMDWSDDVAYSVHDFEDGLYAGYIDPAALASPTERQAIWAVAVGRYTDPGTDPAELSAALDRLMAQEWWPDVYDGSAVAQGRVKDAASELIGRFCLSAEGATRAAYGPGPLTRYGARLVVPRPARLECAVLKAVADRYVMQRPEQEAIRADQRVVLTELAHTLVERAPHGLNPQFRALFEAAADDAARKRAVVDQIASLTDAAARALHARVTTRP